One window of the Falco biarmicus isolate bFalBia1 chromosome 2, bFalBia1.pri, whole genome shotgun sequence genome contains the following:
- the KCNRG gene encoding potassium channel regulatory protein, producing MNNREVVVLSVGGVRFVTWASTLQQFPESRLARMLNNNDREFKLMNGEFFVDRDGTLFSYIMDCLRTLQVSLPTNFSDYQRLQREAEFYGLYTLAELLSQEHLLKPRLEVLEVRFSLHEMQAFFRIFGSCSTTVETLAEQITVFTGQQSGRSWNSPFPSQKSLVPLPLERPSHHDLVFQCGTDYSAGDQFVARYVSIQPDNRKLINGTNVLGLLLDTLLKDGFRLISTRTVSNEEKVECYSFERMKRPAGLTITVDQTPGSSGVTQAKRSQAQKGK from the exons ATGAATAATCGAGAGGTGGTTGTTCTGAGCGTGGGAGGTGTGCGATTTGTAACCTGGGCTTCTACCTTGCAGCAGTTCCCTGAGTCCAGGCTAGCACGGATGTTGAACAATAATGACCGGGAGTTTAAACTGATGAACGGAGAGTTTTTTGTGGACAGAGATGGAACTTTGTTTAGTTACATCATGGACTGCTTGAGGACTCTCCAGGTCTCCTTACCTACTAATTTCTCAGACTATCAGAggctgcagagagaagcagaattCTATGGGCTCTACACTCTGGCCGAGCTCCTGAGCCAGGAACACTTGCTGAAGCCAAGGCTGGAGGTCTTGGAAGTGCGTTTCTCTCTCCATGAGATGCAGGCCTTTTTCCGGATCTTTGGTTCCTGCAGTACCACTGTTGAGACACTGGCTGAACAGATCACTGTGTTCACAGGGCAGCAGTCCGGACGGAGCTGGAACAGcccttttccttctcagaaatCACTCGTTCCACTTCCTTTGGAAAGACCTTCTCATCATGACCTGGTTTTTCAGTGTGGTACGGACTACTCTGCTGGTGACCAGTTTGTGGCCAG gtATGTTTCCATACAGCCTGATAATAGAAAGCTGATTAACGGTACTAATGTGCTAGGGCTGCTGCTTGACACTTTACTCAAAGATGGATTTCGCCTCATAAGCACCAGGACAGTCTCCAATGAAGAAAAAGTCGAATGCTACAGTTTCGAAAGGATGAAGAGGCCAGCAGGCCTTACCATCACAGTGGACCAAACCCCAGGGAGCTCCGGGGTCACACAGGCAAAGAGAAGCCaagcacagaaagggaaataa
- the TRIM13 gene encoding E3 ubiquitin-protein ligase TRIM13 isoform X1, with protein sequence MVFEMDMMELLEEDLTCPICCSLFDDPRVLPCSHNFCRKCLEGILEGNVRNVLWRPSPFKCPTCRKETPVTGVNSLQVNYSLKGIVEKYNKIKVTPKMPVCKVHSGQPLNIFCRTDMQLICGVCATRGDHTKHLFCSIEEAYSQEKRAFETLFQGFETWRCGDALSRLDTLETSKRKALQMLTKDSDKVKEFFEKLQHTLEQKRNEILSDFETMKLAVMQAYDPEINKLNTILQEQRMAFNIAEAFKDVSEPIIFLQQMQEFREKIKVLKETPLPCSSVDITPTMKSFDTSQWNGIKLVDVDKLSLPQENNTLKFKIPSVFSRRFIVNSLICLLILAVTRMSFVESVVDNLQCWKSQFLTISLSYLADTVEIADHAVFYWEQMTDGASLLREKCKNYTLVVLDNVAQFVCKYKLL encoded by the exons ATGGTGTTTGAAATG GATATGATGGAGCTCCTAGAGGAAGATCTCACCTGTCCCATTTGCTGTAGCCTGTTTGATGATCCTCGTGTCCTGCCCTGTTCACACAATTTCTGCAGAAAGTGTCTGGAAGGAATTCTTGAGGGAAATGTGAGGAATGTCCTTTGGAGACCATCCCCTTTCAAGTGCCCCACGTGCAGGAAGGAAACTCCTGTTACTGGAGTCAACAGCTTGCAAGTCAACTATTCCCTGAAAGGTATCGTGGAGAAGTACAACAAAATCAAAGTAACTCCAAAAATGCCTGTGTGCAAAGTGCACAGCGGGCAACCCCTTAACATTTTTTGCCGGACAGACATGCAGCTGATCTGCGGGGTTTGTGCCACCCGTGGTGACCATACAAAGCATCTTTTCTGTTCTATTGAAGAAGCTTATTCCCAGGAGAAGCGGGCTTTTGAAACCCTGTTTCAGGGCTTTGAAACTTGGCGTTGTGGAGATGCCCTCTCACGGCTGGATACCTTAGAAACCAGTAAGAGGAAAGCTTTGCAGATGCTGACCAAAGATTCTGACAAAGTGAAGGAGTTCTTTGAGAAGCTGCAGCACACACTGGAGCAGAAGCGAAATGAGATTCTCTCTGACTTTGAGACCATGAAGCTTGCAGTGATGCAGGCCTACGATCCGGAAATCAATAAACTGAACACAATTCTGCAAGAGCAACGGATGGCTTTTAACATTGCAGAGGCCTTCAAAGATGTGTCTGAACCCATTATATTTCTGCAACAGATGCAGGAGTTCAGGGAAAAAATCAAGGTGCTCAAAGAAACTCCTTTACCTTGTTCCAGTGTGGACATCACCCCTACAATGAAGAGCTTTGATACCAGCCAGTGGAATGGAATAAAACTAGTTGATGTGGACAAACTTTCCTTGCCTCAGGAAAACAACACTCTTAAATTCAAGATTCCCTCAGTCTTTTCACGAAGATTTATAGTGAACTCTCTTATTTGCTTGCTTATTCTTGCTGTCACCAGAATGTCCTTTGTGGAGTCAGTCGTTGACAATCTACAGTGCTGGAAGTCTCAGTTCCTTACAATTAGCTTGTCCTACTTGGCAGATACAGTGGAGATAGCAGATCATGCAGTCTTCTACTGGGAACAGATGACAGATGGAGCTTCACTTCTAAGAGAAAAGTGTAAGAACTATACATTGGTTGTACTGGATAATGTTGCACAGTTTGTGTGCAAATATAAACTGTTGTGA
- the TRIM13 gene encoding E3 ubiquitin-protein ligase TRIM13 isoform X2, which yields MDMMELLEEDLTCPICCSLFDDPRVLPCSHNFCRKCLEGILEGNVRNVLWRPSPFKCPTCRKETPVTGVNSLQVNYSLKGIVEKYNKIKVTPKMPVCKVHSGQPLNIFCRTDMQLICGVCATRGDHTKHLFCSIEEAYSQEKRAFETLFQGFETWRCGDALSRLDTLETSKRKALQMLTKDSDKVKEFFEKLQHTLEQKRNEILSDFETMKLAVMQAYDPEINKLNTILQEQRMAFNIAEAFKDVSEPIIFLQQMQEFREKIKVLKETPLPCSSVDITPTMKSFDTSQWNGIKLVDVDKLSLPQENNTLKFKIPSVFSRRFIVNSLICLLILAVTRMSFVESVVDNLQCWKSQFLTISLSYLADTVEIADHAVFYWEQMTDGASLLREKCKNYTLVVLDNVAQFVCKYKLL from the exons ATG GATATGATGGAGCTCCTAGAGGAAGATCTCACCTGTCCCATTTGCTGTAGCCTGTTTGATGATCCTCGTGTCCTGCCCTGTTCACACAATTTCTGCAGAAAGTGTCTGGAAGGAATTCTTGAGGGAAATGTGAGGAATGTCCTTTGGAGACCATCCCCTTTCAAGTGCCCCACGTGCAGGAAGGAAACTCCTGTTACTGGAGTCAACAGCTTGCAAGTCAACTATTCCCTGAAAGGTATCGTGGAGAAGTACAACAAAATCAAAGTAACTCCAAAAATGCCTGTGTGCAAAGTGCACAGCGGGCAACCCCTTAACATTTTTTGCCGGACAGACATGCAGCTGATCTGCGGGGTTTGTGCCACCCGTGGTGACCATACAAAGCATCTTTTCTGTTCTATTGAAGAAGCTTATTCCCAGGAGAAGCGGGCTTTTGAAACCCTGTTTCAGGGCTTTGAAACTTGGCGTTGTGGAGATGCCCTCTCACGGCTGGATACCTTAGAAACCAGTAAGAGGAAAGCTTTGCAGATGCTGACCAAAGATTCTGACAAAGTGAAGGAGTTCTTTGAGAAGCTGCAGCACACACTGGAGCAGAAGCGAAATGAGATTCTCTCTGACTTTGAGACCATGAAGCTTGCAGTGATGCAGGCCTACGATCCGGAAATCAATAAACTGAACACAATTCTGCAAGAGCAACGGATGGCTTTTAACATTGCAGAGGCCTTCAAAGATGTGTCTGAACCCATTATATTTCTGCAACAGATGCAGGAGTTCAGGGAAAAAATCAAGGTGCTCAAAGAAACTCCTTTACCTTGTTCCAGTGTGGACATCACCCCTACAATGAAGAGCTTTGATACCAGCCAGTGGAATGGAATAAAACTAGTTGATGTGGACAAACTTTCCTTGCCTCAGGAAAACAACACTCTTAAATTCAAGATTCCCTCAGTCTTTTCACGAAGATTTATAGTGAACTCTCTTATTTGCTTGCTTATTCTTGCTGTCACCAGAATGTCCTTTGTGGAGTCAGTCGTTGACAATCTACAGTGCTGGAAGTCTCAGTTCCTTACAATTAGCTTGTCCTACTTGGCAGATACAGTGGAGATAGCAGATCATGCAGTCTTCTACTGGGAACAGATGACAGATGGAGCTTCACTTCTAAGAGAAAAGTGTAAGAACTATACATTGGTTGTACTGGATAATGTTGCACAGTTTGTGTGCAAATATAAACTGTTGTGA
- the TRIM13 gene encoding E3 ubiquitin-protein ligase TRIM13 isoform X3, which yields MMELLEEDLTCPICCSLFDDPRVLPCSHNFCRKCLEGILEGNVRNVLWRPSPFKCPTCRKETPVTGVNSLQVNYSLKGIVEKYNKIKVTPKMPVCKVHSGQPLNIFCRTDMQLICGVCATRGDHTKHLFCSIEEAYSQEKRAFETLFQGFETWRCGDALSRLDTLETSKRKALQMLTKDSDKVKEFFEKLQHTLEQKRNEILSDFETMKLAVMQAYDPEINKLNTILQEQRMAFNIAEAFKDVSEPIIFLQQMQEFREKIKVLKETPLPCSSVDITPTMKSFDTSQWNGIKLVDVDKLSLPQENNTLKFKIPSVFSRRFIVNSLICLLILAVTRMSFVESVVDNLQCWKSQFLTISLSYLADTVEIADHAVFYWEQMTDGASLLREKCKNYTLVVLDNVAQFVCKYKLL from the coding sequence ATGATGGAGCTCCTAGAGGAAGATCTCACCTGTCCCATTTGCTGTAGCCTGTTTGATGATCCTCGTGTCCTGCCCTGTTCACACAATTTCTGCAGAAAGTGTCTGGAAGGAATTCTTGAGGGAAATGTGAGGAATGTCCTTTGGAGACCATCCCCTTTCAAGTGCCCCACGTGCAGGAAGGAAACTCCTGTTACTGGAGTCAACAGCTTGCAAGTCAACTATTCCCTGAAAGGTATCGTGGAGAAGTACAACAAAATCAAAGTAACTCCAAAAATGCCTGTGTGCAAAGTGCACAGCGGGCAACCCCTTAACATTTTTTGCCGGACAGACATGCAGCTGATCTGCGGGGTTTGTGCCACCCGTGGTGACCATACAAAGCATCTTTTCTGTTCTATTGAAGAAGCTTATTCCCAGGAGAAGCGGGCTTTTGAAACCCTGTTTCAGGGCTTTGAAACTTGGCGTTGTGGAGATGCCCTCTCACGGCTGGATACCTTAGAAACCAGTAAGAGGAAAGCTTTGCAGATGCTGACCAAAGATTCTGACAAAGTGAAGGAGTTCTTTGAGAAGCTGCAGCACACACTGGAGCAGAAGCGAAATGAGATTCTCTCTGACTTTGAGACCATGAAGCTTGCAGTGATGCAGGCCTACGATCCGGAAATCAATAAACTGAACACAATTCTGCAAGAGCAACGGATGGCTTTTAACATTGCAGAGGCCTTCAAAGATGTGTCTGAACCCATTATATTTCTGCAACAGATGCAGGAGTTCAGGGAAAAAATCAAGGTGCTCAAAGAAACTCCTTTACCTTGTTCCAGTGTGGACATCACCCCTACAATGAAGAGCTTTGATACCAGCCAGTGGAATGGAATAAAACTAGTTGATGTGGACAAACTTTCCTTGCCTCAGGAAAACAACACTCTTAAATTCAAGATTCCCTCAGTCTTTTCACGAAGATTTATAGTGAACTCTCTTATTTGCTTGCTTATTCTTGCTGTCACCAGAATGTCCTTTGTGGAGTCAGTCGTTGACAATCTACAGTGCTGGAAGTCTCAGTTCCTTACAATTAGCTTGTCCTACTTGGCAGATACAGTGGAGATAGCAGATCATGCAGTCTTCTACTGGGAACAGATGACAGATGGAGCTTCACTTCTAAGAGAAAAGTGTAAGAACTATACATTGGTTGTACTGGATAATGTTGCACAGTTTGTGTGCAAATATAAACTGTTGTGA